The following are encoded together in the Juglans microcarpa x Juglans regia isolate MS1-56 chromosome 2D, Jm3101_v1.0, whole genome shotgun sequence genome:
- the LOC121250218 gene encoding glutamyl-tRNA(Gln) amidotransferase subunit A, chloroplastic/mitochondrial isoform X2, which produces MNHGHRKDNTKPSRCLFLTVLSKKMLSTLQSPRSLSRFPSRYTLCTLTAQSPPSTSPPPPPPHSQILSIRHSLLSRRLSAAQLAESYLTRLRLTEPHLKSFLHVSEDAVLQQAHRLDQMIASSEELGPLAGVLVAVKDNICTADMPSTGGSRVLEGYLPPFDATAIRKIKDLGGIVVGKTNLDEFGMGSTTEASAFQVTANPWDISRVPGGSSGGSAAAVSARQCVVSLGSDTGGSVRQPASFCGVVGLKPTYGRVSRYGLMAYASSLDVIGCFGSSVADTGILLHAISGHDRLDATSSNREVPDFASRFDSVDLLESKPLKGLKVGLIQETLDDGVDNGVISVIRGAASHLEELGCSVTEISLPSFSLGLPAYYILASSESSSNLSRYDGVRYGNQVAADELNSLYGDSRAKGFGPEVKRRILTGTYALSAGYYDAYYKRAQQVRTMIRKSFKAALDENDILISPAAPSAAYKIGEKKDDPLAMYAGDIMTVNLYYRLYGIYKDPDQTPNCKLFSMF; this is translated from the exons ATGAACCACGGCCACCGCAAAGACAACACAAAACCCTCCCGCTGTTTGTTCCTCACCGTTCtctcaaagaaaatgttatcCACACTCCAATCCCCTCGCTCCCTCTCCCGCTTTCCTTCTCGCTACACACTATGCACCCTCACCGCCCAATCCCCTCCCTCCACCTCGCCACCACCGCCTCCCCCACACTCTCAAATACTCTCTATCCGCCACTCCCTCCTCTCCCGCCGCCTCAGTGCAGCTCAGCTCGCCGAATCCTACCTCACCCGCCTTCGCCTCACCGAGCCCCATCTCAAGTCCTTCCTCCACGTCTCCGAAGACGCCGTTTTGCAGCAGGCCCATCGCCTCGACCAGATGATCGCCAGCAGTGAGGAGCTCGGGCCACTCGCCGGAGTGCTCGTCGCCGTCAAGGACAACATCTGTACGGCGGACATGCCTTCCACTGGTGGCTCCCGCGTCCTCGAGGGCTATCTTCCGCCGTTCGATGCGACGGCGATCCGGAAAATCAAGGACTTGGGGGGCATTGTGGTTGGAAAGACCAATTTGGACGAGTTTGGCATGGGTAGCACCACTGAAGCCTCTGCTTTTCAG GTGACTGCAAATCCATGGGATATATCTCGGGTGCCGGGAGGATCATCGGGAGGCTCAGCTGCGGCTGTTTCTGCCAGGCAGTGTGTAGTGTCACTGGGAAGTGATACAGGTGGAAGTGTGCGGCAGCCAGCTTCATTTTGTGGTGTTGTTGGATTGAAGCCAACGTATGGACGCGTCTCGAGATATGGACTTATGGCATATGCATCATCCCTTGATGTGATTGGCTGCTTTGGATCATCAGTTGCTGATACTGGAATTCTTCTTCATGCGATTTCTGGCCACGATAGACTTGATGCCACCAGTAGTAACAGG GAGGTTCCTGACTTTGCATCCCGATTTGATTCCGTAGATTTATTGGAATCCAAACCATTGAAGGGATTGAAGGTTGGTCTGATCCAGGAAACTCTTGATGATGGTGTTGACAATGGGGTGATTTCTGTCATACGTGGTGCTGCTTCACATCTTGAGGAATTAGGATGCTCTGTGACAGAG ATCTCATTACCATCATTCTCCCTTGGATTACCTGCCTATTATATTCTTGCATCATCTGAATCATCTTCCAACTTATCACGTTATGATGGTGTCAG GTATGGGAACCAAGTTGCTGCTGATGAGTTAAACTCTCTTTATGGGGATTCTCGAGCTAAAGGATTTGGTCCTGAG GTCAAAAGGAGAATTTTAACGGGTACATATGCCCTTTCGGCTGGTTATTATGATGCGTATTACAAGCGTGCCCAGCAG GTGAGGACCATGATACGGAAAAGCTTCAAGGCTGCACTGGATGAAAATGACATCTTAATTTCACCTGCTGCTCCATCTGCTGCTTATAAGATTG GAGAGAAAAAGGATGACCCATTGGCAATGTATGCAGGCGACATCATGACT